The Apium graveolens cultivar Ventura chromosome 10, ASM990537v1, whole genome shotgun sequence nucleotide sequence TAAATAATCTCACAAGTTGGTTTTACTAATATTGAAAATTACTGATTTTGTATACTAACCAGCTAGGAAGGTGGAATGGGTGTTAGTAAATTAATTGGCCAGGTAAGTTTCTGGTCAGCCACATTATATTGTTGACCGTAAAAATGATACTGACTTTAACATTTGATACAAATTTTAAAATTGAGTGATTACAAATTGACAATGGTTCAAATTTCCAAATAATGATCAAAGTGATATATTTAGACGCAATGTGTCATGTTATTGATATTTAACCCATTCAATTAGTTACCACGATTATTTATTTGCCTTTATGTCTACTGGGGTATTTCTGCATACTCTTGATGAAGCTTATATTTTATAACTATCATTGTGTTATTCTTTATCGGAGTTATGCATCTGTCTTGTGGTTTATATTTAAAAAGATATCGAATATTTGCTAAATATCTATCTGAATGATAGTGGTATCAGATTACTCCTTTTGGCGTAGAATTTTTTTGGTTTATCTAGGAAAATATCATTGTTGGCCTGCCCTGCAAACAGACAAATGAAGCTCTGACAATTTAAGTGTTGTTTTTAATGTTTCCAGTGGTTTTTGGTCTGTGTGTGTTTTTCATTAAATTGCATTTGGTCACTTTTTATTTTGCTAAATGCATTTGGTCACTTTATTTGTGTTATTCTACAATTTCCCATTTTAAAATTTCTTTCATGCATGATATGTGTTTATTCTACTTATTTTTTGAATTTGAATCTATTGCAGTCATGGAATTGAATTATAAGTAGATTAGAGTGTCTCTTGATCTGcatttaaattattaatttaatatattatattgtATCCATAGAAATAAATAATGCCGATGTTCAAAAGAGAACACTCTTACAAAAAAGTCTGTGGAGATTCGTTGATTCTATTATAGAATCTCatcacaaattataaaatttatttctgaaatataaaattcgatgttAATGTAGAATATTaattatatttgaatattataaaAAGCCAAACACTTAAATTTggaaaaaaattgattttaaatttgattctaaTATAGAATATTTTTGGGTAAGTATGATATTACTACAGAACCACTTTGAACTATTTCATTAGTTTccaatatattttttttaaaaaaaaattgtgcAACTTCGTTTTTTAATTCGttaattaaaatttgtaactatatatggtgaaaaatgaaattAATATATATACTATACATATTAATATAATGGTTCTCTACGGAACTCTATATACTGTAAGTGACCATAATATCTAAGCCTCAGATCTTTTTAATACTTACTGTAGTTTATATAAAAACTGTTTATTTTTCAGTAGTGTACACTGAATGTATGATAATAAATATAAGAAGAAAGTAAGAATAAGCATCGGGTAAAGGAAGTTTTGTCTGTGCCTTATATCCTCGAAACCACTCCCAGAAACCCGACCCGATCTCCGTAGGTCATATTGTTCCTCCCTCTTTCCCAGTCCAAAAAGAGGAACAAAAAATAGGATACCCCACGAGGATTTAGTATTatgtaataattttttttttcaagttGTCTGATTTTTTCTTCAAAAGATAATAATACAATATTCTTTTGCATTTAATTTAATGTATGGccaattttttatttaaattatgaatataTTAGGGAATATGATTGGGTATTCTAACTCATATGACGAATATTGATTCTCTTTAGTAAGTTATTATAGGTGTATAGAGTGTTACGTTGTCGTTGAAAAAATTTAAactaattatatattataaaagtTTCTATGTTCACACAATGGGCATCTAGTATAGGTCAAAGTGGAGCATGATCACATAATCAGGTGATAGATTCGACTGGGGTCGAGCTTGTTGTGTAAAAGGGGAGATTGTTGGGAGTTATCCCACATCGTTTGTTGGAGGGACAGATTGCTAGTTAACCGCTAGTTAACTCCATTAGTATGGGGTATTTTCGGACGTGCCCACAAACAAATTTATATGGGCCTGATCTGGAGCATAGAATATCATAATAATGTGGATTTAAAGTCTGCTTAACAAGGTATTAGAGCTATGGTTGTAACGATCCTTAGTTATCGATGGGCTCTCATAATGGTCCTAGTAAGAGGTGGATGGGATTCCCCGAGATGGGCTCAAGGAAAGGCAGGTGGGCCATCCAGTATGGACCTAGGGGAGATAGATGCATATTGCCTTCCAGTATAGTTCGGGGGAGTGAGATCACACAATCGGGGGCCAAATTCGGCAGGTGTCGAGCTTGATGTTTAAAAAGGAGATTGATAGGAGTTGTTCCACGTCATTTGAGAGGGTTTGATTCGTAGTTAATGAGTAGCAAGTTAACTCTATTAGTATAAGATCTTTCGGGATGTGCAAAAACAAAATCATGCTTGGCCTAGAGCGAAAAATATCATATTAATGTGGGGTTAAGCCATGCTTAGCAGAAGGTTAATATTAAGTATagtttcaaaatttatttttataattttattttcttgtataaaaatttgaacattatatttttatttagaagaaaaaaaattaaaaaattaggcAACTACATTTATAAGAGTTTTAAAGTGCGTGTCGAGCCCCAATGGAGGAAAGCAAGAGGCCTAGGGGAATCAGGATCGCCTTCTTCTCCTTGtaaaaataggaattttgaaaaAATAGAGTTTATATTGATAATATGCAAATATTTCAgctgatttttttataaaatattattatcatCACTACAATTAATTAATCTCATTAATCAATTAACTAATAaattaattcatatttaattacttATAAATGACTTCtaatcaattatttatttcaaaaataaaaatgactaactattattaattaactcatccaccaataaatcattatcttttatggtgtgaccttgtaggttaaATATTAAAGCCggtaataaaaataaataattattattattatgttaTTATCATTATATGAATTCTTCCAATCAATTAAATAcaattaataaattaaacatatttattctacatcctGAGAGATACTTCTTAGCATGTctcgactatccggataatatgaattactacttagaataccaaaaacctattcagtgaatggttaccgtacaataaattcCTTTTACCCTACAATATCTCGAttaaataaaagcatgaatctcgtgtcaagcctatcttatctAATCTTATGTTTTCTTTTTCACTGTCTAGTTTTGTTCAATGCAAATTAAAaacttctttttattttattgACGTTGGCCATATATTTCtgtactagcataagtggaatagCATAGGAGATTTTTTTCTTTCACGGGCAGATGTTTTATCGATCATTCACTATCTCGTGTACAGATTCCTACACCCAGGAGAGCCCTATTTATTGTCCTTAAAGACTAAGAACTAAgccaaagtatagttcagtgtatgCAAGATGACTCTAATGACCTCAAATATAAGGACACTTTTATAATCATCACTTCGTGAACTACTGACACGTGAACTCCATTGGTGGTTCAGCTATTCGAGCCATGTTCAGTTAATTTATTCTttaataaacacctacatactagccATAGTGTCATAACACAAAtttctatgagaacagacatctttCGTAATGAAGCAAAAtatagtatataccgatctttgcggattaaaTAACTACCCATTAGTTATCCTAATACAAAGAACTATTTgttttagagttatcatctttagATTTATTATTATgttctcatcataatccataaagcCTTCACTCTAAACATTGGATCATCcgatttaaatattttaaatacataaagcccgtaataaaataCTCCATACATCCCTCTCCATTGTTTACATTTGAGAGGGATggttcgacacgcattttaagactcctatatataatatagtttcataaattatttttaaaaaaaaatattctgaataaaaaattaatatttttatttttattcagaaaaaaagaaaattttaaaaataagttacagaactatactttatatacgccttaaaatgcgtgtcgaacagtgaaaaaaaaatgtaaagaaatgagagggacggaggtagtatataactattttattaattcaattaaacttaaataaattgaCCAAAGTATCTCCTAATTCATCATTGATGATTGAATTTAGGACACATCTTTCAATTTCCCATTTGTACTAAAACCAATCACCTCGTTATCTTATACACAATTTCTCATAACGGAGAACACATCGATTTTAAAATAACAGCTTAGTAAATGGTATTTACTATATTTTTATGGGTGtctgataactccggtgagcagGGCGGCTCCTTCCGACGCCGTTACTGGACCTTCTGGGTGTGAATGGGGTGTAGCTGctgttgggcgcctgcaaaacaacaccggagggGGGTTTTGTCCCCGCGGTGCCTCAATGTAAGAATAAGAGTCTGGTTGGGGAAGATAAAGATAGAGAGGACTaaaggtggctgtgtgtgtagGATGGGTGTATGAGAGTGTGTGTAATGAAAGTATTTTTTCTAAACCTTAAACCCTTCATCTTcgggggtatatatagcccaaaggtagggtttaggggttggtacctctAGATCAGGGCTGTTGGTTCTTGGAGGTGGAGGACGTCTAGCTTGTGTGGATTGCATACACGTGTCCAGGGAAAGACCACCTTCAGGGTGTCCTAACGGAATCTGACACGCGTCGTGCTTGTCTGatatgttggttgttgatagctgtcattgTCACGTGCACGcgtacccttccttggcgggttgtggaaTGTGCATGTGCTCTCTGGGACCCCCTTAGGGTGATCCGGGTTCAGGGTTGGATCCAggtaggcaggtgatccaggtcatgggctgGACCCTGGTAGGCAGGTGATCGAGATCAGGGGCTGGACCCTGGTAGGCAGGTGATCCAAGTCATGGGCTGGACCCTAGTTAGGATAAGATCCAGGTTGTGAGCTGGATCCTGGTTAGGAGATGATCCAGGTCCTAGGTTGGCCCTGAGCCTGGGTCTCTCCACTTTATTGCTCTAGGAGAGGGGGCCTTGATCCATAAATTGATCCTGATACCCCATAGATCCTGGTTGGGCCCTAGCCAGGttgcttataccctatcatttgcctcccactcccttatgcagattctctggatgagggagtagagtagTATCATGTAGCTGTTGTTTTAggagaaaaatttctgctccctggatgccccccaatccggatctggtgtagtagatacCAATCCGGGTTAAGGTAGAATAATTTGGTGACTTTAGAAAAATTTATGCtccctggttgccccccaatccggatttGGTGTAGTAGATgtcaatccggattaaggtagaagaatTTGGTTGCTTTAGAAAAAATTGTGTTCCCTGgtgccccccaatccggatcagGTGTAGTAGATAGGTAGAAGAATCTGGATGCTTTAGAAAAATTTATGCtccctggttgccccccaatccggatctggtgtagtagatgccaatccAGATTAAGGTAGAAGAATTTGGCTGCtttagaaaaatttctgctctCTGGTttcccccaatccggatctggtgtagtagatgccaatccggattaaggtagaagaatTTGGTTTCTTGAGAAAAATTTCTACTCCCTGTAGCTCCCCAATCCGGATCTTTTGGGTAGGTGAAAACTGTTGCCTTAGATAAAATTTTGCTTGTTTGCTGCCCGTAGGTCTGGATTCACTTTCATCCGGGTATGTGTCAATGATCCGGGTAGGATGCTGCATTTTGTTTGGAATTTATAACATTTTTCAGATTTTTCCCTCCCATGAATTTGAAATTTCGGCAGATACTCCCTAAAAAACCGGCCCATAATCATTCTGGGGTTTAATGCGCTTtaagtatgtatatatgtgtatatatgcatATTTTGTAATTGCTGGGTAGACGAATCCCTGGCTGCCACGTGGCAGGGGGAGTTACTCCTTCCCGGGCCTATAAAAGGCTGCCTCCCCTCTTCCATTTTACTTTTTATTTTCACCCAAAAATGAAAAGTCACTTCGCcttcttcttttctctctcaattcCCTTGGAGTTCTTCGAAGCTTTTGAGTGTTTGCTGCCTGATTTTTCCACCGTCATTCCGTCTTTTCTTGTTCTCGTGTTCGATAAATCTGTAAGCCCCTTTCTTCTTGTATTTTTTATTActtattttttcaatttcttttattTTCGAATTTCCGCACTTTGCCCCAAGGTTTTGAATGTTTTGATTTTGTTGTAGACTCTTCACTTTTTGGGTTGTTTCTGTGGTGTATTTGTCCATTTCTCGCTTGTACCTATTTAGATCTGCGATTTTCTGTATTTTTTAAACTCGATTTTAGTTTGTGTTTAGTTGGATTTTTTGGGTTTGTTATgttgttcttcgtgttcttgacGGGAATAAGTGTGTGTATATGTAAAAGCTCTATGTTTTGCCTTTTGATTCTCAAGGTTACTGTTTGTGGTAAAGGGTTTTAATTTTGATCCAGGTATGGGGTGCATAACCCGAATCTTGAGTAGTTTACTTGGGTAGAATTGTATGATTTAAGGTACTTTGAGGTTTATATTGGTTTTTCGATCCGGATCTATGCTGAAGTTCTTGATCCGGGTCCCTTTATGCTTCCCGCTACCCGGGTTGGTTATGGTTTCTGGGAATTTAGGTGTTTAAGGTGTTGCTTTTGTTTTCAGTATATGtgatccggatcgttgatgtttttccgggttggacttgcattaGCGGTCTGAATCATTAGGTTATGGTAAAACTAACATAACGTACGTGATCCGGACCGCCTAGCAAAACACATAAAATCTGTAGGGACCAGGtaccttcattttaataggtatatggtccggaccaAGAAGCGGGCTAAGAGAGTCTTTAACTGCTACCCAATTTTTTCTGGAGACGAGAGTGATCCGGATTCTTTTGGAAGAGAACAGATCCGGGTTGAATGGTGAAGAAGGTTTCCGGGTTTGCTGAAATAATTACTAGTTTCCGGTTCAAGAGGCTTCCAGAGAACTCGGTTCTCTTTCCCCCGAAGGTCGCTGGACCAATATAAAATACCATTTTGTCAGGAAACCGGCCGAGTTTGAGAATAACATTTACTATGGTCGGGTTAGATACGAGAAGCATGAAGATGGTCATCCAGGGGTTTATGACCAGGGGGCTCTAGAGGAAGCTTTTTCCATGTTTTCGATTAGCCGGGACCACTATCAGCTGAAGGACTTCTATGTGGAGGCCGACCTGGCTGACATGGATATAGCGATCTGGGCTGCATTCCAGCTAACACCTGATATTGCTTGGAGGTGGTCGGAACCTCACGAGAGGATTTACCACCGCCCCTCGGATGGCTTCATCCCGGTATGGCTAGAGCATCTATGATCTAGGTGGAGTCCTCGTTGCCACATTTTTGTCAAACATCTCTGTAAATATGTTTATAGGATCTCCCCGATGCAAATCACCCCGAACGGTGTTAAATCTATGACATGGTTTATAGCCTGTTGTAATAAGGCCGGACTTCTGCCCACCTTTAAACTCTTCCACCAAATTTTCTATCTTTCCAAGTCAAGCCAGAAACTCTTCTACGAGCTTAGGTTCTGGGCCTCAGAGTGTGGTTATGGTCCGGGGGTGGCCAAACCAGTTATGCATCAGACCTCCTTGAAGCACTGGAACGGTGAGCTTATAATGTTGAAAGGGTTCGATTTGGCTTTCTTGCTTACTTTACCCTGGGAGATGTTCAAACGAAGTTCAATCACGCGATCTTAGAGGTGGAGGCTGTGACCCAGATCAAGAAATTTTGTGGTTGTCTCGGGTTTCAGCCGACCCGGGATACTTTCATGAATCACAAGCTGATGTTCCAACTCGGTTGTAAGTTTCATATCGTTTTGGACTCCTTCCTCACTTTTACTTGCATTTAGGCTAGAGGATCCGGATTAGTTGCTTTGGTATTGTATGGACTACCCATTACACTTGGTGATCCGGATTAACCCTTTTACTTAAATCTATTGCTTTGCATCTGGGTCCGGGTTTCCCAACCTTTTCGGTAACCCGGGTAGAGTTgttttcttgtttttccattAACATTTATCTGCTTCCTGACCCGGATTGTTGGTTGACTTAGGGGACCTGGGTCTCTTTACTTTTTAGTTTTGGTTGCTTAATCCAGACCACTTAATATCTTTATTTTGACTTGGTTCTTTTTTCCTCTTCTGCAGGTTTGCCGCATTACAATCTTTCGTTTAGGGCGATAATGTCTTCTTTTGCCTATGCCGTTGCTTTTAACTCCTTGGGCCTGGCTTATAAGACCACTAAAGGAGCTCCCGGACCCGGATTTGATTCTGCAGATGCTGAGGGGGGAGCCGAATCTTCTGCCCCCCAGAATGTGGTAGATCTGGCTAATGTGCCCTTGCCTGATGATCCGGTTGTTCAGGAGATTTTCGAGGATGAGGCCCCTCGCCCAAAGAAGAGGAAATCGGTTCCGGGAAAGCCTCCCCGGGGCCAAGCTGCTATCTCCAACCGGGTCATCTGTGATTCGGAAGGAAAGGGTCTGGGTGGAGAACCGGTGAAAGTTGGGACCAAGTCCTTGGTATACCTGGTCGGATTCATGTCAAGCATCCCATCAGAGGAGGATTGGGATGAAGTGGAGGGCTCTAGTATGGCAGCAGCTTTCAAGAGGGTGACCGAGCAATGGGGTCAGGTGAGATTCAggttgtttttatggttttatgtCCGTATTGTTTTTCCCACTTTGTTTCTTAGCTTATTCCTTGTCTTCTTCCAGGTTGGGAGTTCCATATCCATCTGCTCTGATATAGCTTTCATCGAGGTCCGGGAGGCCAACAACCGGACCAGGGCTGAGAAGATCCGAGCTGATGGTCTGAAGGATGAGCTGGATGAGGCTCGGGAGGGCTTCAAGACCGTCGAATCCGGGTTGAATGAACAGCTGAATGATGAGAAGGCCCAGACTGATGGTCTTGCCAAGGAGGTGGAGAAGCTGAAGGTCGACCTTGCTACTAAGGAGGATTTAAATAAGGAAGCTATAACAttactcttgaaagattaaaGCCTTGTTTATTTCAACTGTTTTCGagaaattttttttaagaaaattggATAAACTAAAAACATGTTCaaatgcaaaattttcaaaacagAAAATGGAAAAATAGAAAACACCGTTTTCCATGTTTTCCAAATTATAACTAAAGATATGAAAAGTGTGGAAAACAACATTTTGATGTTTTCTAAACCTAGAAAAATGAAAACACTTTAAACATCTAACAGACACaaacatttttatatttttattatttttaactttaTATGACCATTAACAATTTTGTAAGTTTACTTAGAAAGTTAACAAAAAAGAGTAGTCAGTAAACAATCAATATACTACTAACTTAACTTATGGAATTTATAAATTTTCAACACTATAATAAagtatttttaaattaaaaagtataatatatatttgtaataaaaaattcaaaatagtttaatttaacaattattttgttaatttgattaatattaatatttatattataagaGTGAGTTTAATAATATAATAACTAATACCTTATATGGTAGAAAAATAAAGAAGGGATTCTTAGAACTTAGTTATGAGTTATTTCGtaaaatattattcaaaaaaattgtatataattattaattggaTTATTTATTAAAAGCTacaaaatcatatatatatatatatatatatttagtcATATAATTAGAAAGTTTCATTATTCAACCTATATTAGAAGACTATTTTATACTTTATTTGtcatatttaattatattttatctaaaaaagttattttaaacatgttaacgaaatatgtatatataattaaattGTGAAATGTTTAAATTGTTTTACTGGTTGCTCTTCTATATATTTACTCAAATTATCTTGtcatttatttaatatttttaagaaaattgaAAATATATCATATATTATTTTAGTATTTGGAACACATTCTCTAAGTTTTCAACAGTTTTcttaaaaatgaaaattttagaaaattttagaaaaacagaaaatagaaaaatgaaaaaaatttcTACAAATTTTCTACAATTTGTACCCGTGTACTAGTTTTGTACCCTGTGATGCACGGGATGATTATagttttttttgtaaatattttttttgaatatttattatttatttaactaatttttaataaaataattttattccctaGATAAATTTTATGTTCTTCATTAataatgtatttttttaaaaatatatattttgtgtactcatatatttaattattattgtaGCGTTATATGTGACATTGATAACCTAATTATAACATATAtgttaaaatttattttatttattttactaTTTGAATTATTTCATATTATAAATttgtaaatataatattttaatcatatcatataatatgtttgcgtaattatttttttattagtATATATGTTTTTCTTAATGTTGTGGAGTTTGACCAAAAATTAGAGAGTTGTTTAGATTTGTCTCTTGCGatgtttataataatatttataattttttggttctaataatgattttcaaaaaaaaaatactTTACATTTAATTGTCAAagtacttttaaatatattttattagattcgtatttcaattttgaattttaataaaaaaaaaattattattatatttcttcctaatttttatgttttatatgattcatgtgttctaaattttttaaaagacaaaCTTAATTTCCATTAAATTTTGTAAGATACATCTGCTCTAAATGTTTTAAAAGACAAACGGTATTTTTACTTGTTACACAACAAAACAAATCACATGTAATAGTTATAcctaaatataatttaaatttgtttcttattttataaaataaaaattatctgttcataaatattttaaatcaaattatttcttgtattatatatataatataatacttttaatattatttaatatcaCTTAAGAAAATATAATTGTACCTCACATAATATGTATATGtagttatttttattttatttatatattttcttttcttAATATTGTGGAGTTTGTTCAAAAATTTTGTATCTTGCcaatattttatcatttttcgATTCTAGTACTCATTTTGAATAAAAAAATTTACCTTTTTTTGTGACAGTagttttgaatttattttattagtctgattttcaattttaaattttaaattttaataatgttttatgattattattatatttcttcctgGTTTTTATGTGTTATAAATGTGTAATTAtagtttaatttcttaattaattatttatttttaaaaattattaagtATTTTAATGAAATATTACAATAGTTGAAATACATAtagtaataatatattttattggattattattattattattgttgttaatattattattattattatacctACACTTTCACCCGTGCAACCCCACcttatttttttctattttattaatgattttgaaaaaaaatactTTACATTTAATTTTAATGGTATTATTACTATATTTCAAACTTACtcattccaatttttttttaagaaaattataCTAATTTAACCTGATTATAAATGATTTGttaattgttacttatatttatttttattaaaattattattgtttgtattatatataatatagtacttttaatattttttatatcaATTAAGAATATATTACTATAGTTTAGTTtcttaattataaatatatagaTTATTAGATATTATAGTAGAATGCAATTTACCTATGTAACCGCATCACCAAAACTCCATTACTCTAATTATATACATATAcatgatataatataatataatatttgtTCAAATTATTTACCGAATTTGACTTGGTGGAGTTTTCGGTAGTTGGTTCAATTCTAATTTTGGGTTTGTTTTGAACGGTGTATTGGCAGTTGTAATGAATTTGGAGGAAGTCTCGAAATCAAACATCTGTCTGGAAGCGAAGTCGTCATGTTTACAGACCCGTATGACAAAGTTTAAATTAAAGCGAAGAGGTGATAAATGGTTTGCTGAAGTGACAGACTGCTAGGCGCCATGTGCAAAGAAGCAGTCCAAAGAAGTCACAAATCTGAATTCCTCAATACAC carries:
- the LOC141689046 gene encoding uncharacterized protein LOC141689046, whose product is MLIFLELGLPHYNLSFRAIMSSFAYAVAFNSLGLAYKTTKGAPGPGFDSADAEGGAESSAPQNVVDLANVPLPDDPVVQEIFEDEAPRPKKRKSVPGKPPRGQAAISNRVICDSEGKGLGGEPVKVGTKSLVYLVGFMSSIPSEEDWDEVEGSSMAAAFKRVTEQWGQVGSSISICSDIAFIEVREANNRTRAEKIRADGLKDELDEAREGFKTVESGLNEQLNDEKAQTDGLAKEVEKLKVDLATKEDLNKEAITLLLKD